The following proteins come from a genomic window of Pseudomonas hygromyciniae:
- the kdpC gene encoding K(+)-transporting ATPase subunit C has product MTTQSIFKGLLRPVLVSAVFFMLLTGFAYPAFTTVTAQLMFPFQARGSLIERDGLAMGSTLIGQHFTRPQYFHGRPSMTLGADPQDPSKSVSQPYNAGSSGASNLGPTSQKLVDQVAARVQAYRLANGLPADAQVPVDAVTASASGLDPHISVANARLQLPRVARLRQIPEAELLQLVNQHTSARTLGLLGEPRVNVLQLNLALDDRLPSPPIAASE; this is encoded by the coding sequence ATGACGACTCAATCGATATTCAAAGGGCTGTTGCGCCCGGTACTGGTTTCGGCGGTGTTTTTCATGCTGTTGACGGGGTTCGCCTACCCGGCGTTCACCACCGTGACCGCGCAGTTGATGTTCCCGTTCCAGGCCCGTGGCTCGCTGATTGAACGCGATGGCCTGGCCATGGGCTCGACCCTGATTGGCCAGCACTTCACTCGGCCGCAATACTTCCATGGCCGTCCAAGCATGACCCTGGGCGCCGACCCGCAAGACCCAAGCAAAAGCGTGTCGCAGCCCTACAACGCCGGTTCCAGCGGCGCCAGCAACCTGGGGCCGACCAGCCAGAAACTGGTGGACCAGGTGGCCGCACGCGTGCAGGCCTATCGCCTGGCCAACGGCCTGCCCGCCGACGCCCAAGTGCCGGTGGACGCGGTCACCGCTTCCGCCTCGGGCCTCGACCCGCACATCTCAGTGGCCAATGCGCGCCTGCAACTGCCACGGGTCGCGCGCCTGCGGCAGATCCCCGAAGCCGAGCTGCTGCAACTGGTCAACCAGCACACCAGCGCACGCACTCTGGGCCTGCTCGGCGAGCCACGGGTCAACGTGTTGCAACTCAACCTTGCGCTGGACGACCGCCTGCCATCGCCTCCTATTGCGGCCAGTGAGTAA
- a CDS encoding FKBP-type peptidyl-prolyl cis-trans isomerase, with translation MKQHRLAAAVALVSLVLAGCDSQTSVELKTPAQKASYGIGLNMGKSLAQEGMDDLDSKAVAQGIEDAVGKKEQKLKDEELVEAFSALQKRAEERMTKVSEESAAAGKKYLEDNAKKDGVVTTASGLQYKIVKRAEGAQPKPTDVVTVHYTGKLTNGTTFDSSVDRGSPIDLPVSGVIPGWVEGLQLMHVGEKVELYIPSDLAYGAQSPSPAIPANSVLVFDLELLAIKDPAKADAPEAPAAK, from the coding sequence ATGAAACAGCATCGGTTGGCGGCGGCGGTGGCCCTGGTTAGCCTGGTACTTGCGGGTTGTGATTCGCAAACCAGCGTAGAGCTGAAAACCCCGGCGCAGAAAGCTTCCTACGGTATCGGCCTGAACATGGGCAAAAGCCTGGCTCAGGAAGGTATGGATGACCTGGACTCCAAGGCCGTTGCCCAAGGCATCGAAGATGCCGTCGGCAAGAAAGAACAGAAGCTGAAAGACGAAGAACTGGTTGAAGCGTTTTCCGCACTGCAAAAGCGTGCTGAAGAACGCATGACCAAGGTGAGCGAAGAGTCGGCAGCCGCCGGCAAGAAATACCTCGAAGACAACGCCAAGAAAGACGGCGTCGTCACCACCGCTTCCGGTCTGCAATACAAGATCGTGAAGAGGGCCGAAGGCGCGCAACCCAAGCCTACCGACGTAGTGACTGTGCACTACACCGGCAAGCTGACCAACGGCACTACCTTTGACAGCTCCGTGGATCGCGGTAGCCCGATTGACCTGCCGGTCAGCGGCGTGATTCCAGGTTGGGTCGAAGGCCTGCAACTGATGCACGTGGGCGAGAAGGTCGAGTTGTACATCCCGTCCGACCTGGCCTACGGTGCGCAGAGCCCGAGCCCGGCGATTCCAGCCAACTCCGTACTGGTCTTCGACCTGGAGCTGCTGGCAATCAAGGACCCGGCCAAGGCTGACGCTCCAGAGGCACCGGCTGCGAAGTAA
- a CDS encoding BCCT family transporter, with the protein MKYPLRPLVFWPTFLILLAAVIASYLDLKAFLAVSKQLNTVILQNFSWLFSAGSFAMVGLTAIVYFSPLGKVRIGGEGATPLLSKWRWFMVALCTTLAVGVLFWTTAEPLYHLYSPPSSLPIEAGSAAAKSFALSTMFLHWTITPYAIYLVPSLVFALVFYNLRSHFSIGAMLQPLLGAQRVKRYAGLIDTLAMFALVAGMASSLGTGALTLAGGLSQYIGGETTPLRLALIIAVIVFTFVASAASGLQRGIVMLSSFNTWIMLALGAFVLLCGPTLYIFSLGVESLGVYLDTFFSRSLSTGAASGDSWPQSWTVFYWSVWFAWAPVSALFLGKIGRGYTVREFIHINMLYPALFTALWICIFSGSSLYFDALGDGSLNRVLNEQGVEHVLYQMFQQLPASGLMIAFLLFVAFISFVTAADSSTDVIANLCSKGVTADSDLDGNPLLKIVWGVIIGTVSWVMVAFVGIDGVKMLSNLGGLPGMILVLLASTSLIYWLKNPALLDVKAPAVHLAPGPRGASPMADFAR; encoded by the coding sequence ATGAAATACCCATTGCGTCCTTTGGTCTTCTGGCCAACCTTTTTGATTCTGCTGGCGGCGGTAATCGCCAGCTACCTTGACCTCAAGGCATTTCTGGCCGTAAGCAAACAGCTTAATACGGTGATCCTGCAGAATTTTTCCTGGCTGTTCAGTGCCGGCTCTTTCGCCATGGTGGGGCTTACGGCCATTGTGTATTTTTCGCCCCTGGGCAAGGTGCGCATTGGTGGGGAGGGCGCCACGCCTCTGTTGAGTAAATGGCGTTGGTTCATGGTCGCGCTCTGCACCACCCTGGCGGTGGGAGTGTTGTTCTGGACCACCGCCGAGCCGCTCTACCACTTGTATTCGCCGCCCAGCAGCCTGCCGATCGAAGCAGGCAGCGCGGCAGCCAAGAGCTTTGCCCTGTCGACAATGTTCCTGCACTGGACGATCACGCCCTACGCGATTTACCTGGTGCCGTCCCTGGTCTTTGCCCTGGTGTTCTACAACCTGCGCAGCCATTTCTCGATTGGCGCCATGTTGCAACCCTTGCTCGGCGCCCAGCGGGTCAAGCGGTATGCCGGGTTGATCGACACCCTGGCGATGTTCGCCCTGGTGGCCGGCATGGCCTCGTCCCTGGGCACCGGTGCACTGACCTTGGCCGGTGGCTTGAGCCAGTACATCGGCGGTGAGACCACGCCCTTGCGCCTGGCCCTGATCATCGCGGTGATCGTCTTTACCTTTGTCGCCTCGGCCGCCAGCGGCTTGCAACGCGGCATCGTCATGCTGTCGTCGTTCAACACCTGGATCATGTTGGCCCTGGGCGCGTTTGTATTGTTGTGTGGGCCAACCCTGTACATATTCAGCCTGGGCGTCGAGTCCCTGGGGGTCTACCTCGACACCTTCTTCAGCCGCAGCCTGTCCACCGGTGCCGCCAGTGGCGACAGCTGGCCGCAGAGCTGGACGGTGTTCTACTGGTCGGTATGGTTCGCCTGGGCCCCGGTGAGTGCGCTGTTCCTCGGCAAGATCGGCCGGGGCTATACGGTGCGCGAATTTATCCATATCAACATGCTGTACCCGGCGCTCTTCACCGCGCTGTGGATCTGCATCTTCTCCGGCAGCAGCCTGTACTTCGATGCCCTGGGCGACGGCAGCTTGAACCGCGTGCTCAACGAGCAAGGCGTGGAACATGTGCTGTACCAGATGTTCCAGCAGTTGCCGGCCAGCGGCCTGATGATCGCGTTTTTGCTGTTTGTCGCATTTATCTCATTCGTCACCGCCGCCGACTCCAGCACCGACGTGATCGCCAACCTGTGCAGCAAAGGCGTCACCGCCGATTCGGACCTAGATGGCAACCCGCTGCTGAAGATTGTCTGGGGCGTGATCATCGGCACGGTGTCCTGGGTCATGGTGGCCTTTGTCGGCATCGACGGGGTGAAGATGCTCTCCAACCTCGGCGGCCTGCCGGGAATGATCCTGGTACTTCTGGCCAGCACCTCGTTGATCTACTGGTTGAAGAACCCCGCGTTGCTGGACGTAAAAGCCCCTGCAGTACACCTCGCCCCTGGCCCGCGTGGTGCCAGCCCGATGGCGGATTTTGCGCGCTGA
- a CDS encoding di-heme-cytochrome C peroxidase: MRIFSRVLVLILSLLGLGLAVVLYYVVNPKLPDYVPVQQVHYQEQWSAADRQLYYFTPQGTQVKGLRYNWFTALELPFSEQRFAEPANLARFGFLVDPRQQATPQNPGNLPVGFARHKNAGSNAEFLDITCAACHTGELHFNGQALRIDGGSAQHVLPSSVPTLRGGSFGQALVASLASTYYNPLKFRRFAHSVLGDQYDAQYDQLRQDFKKSLDTFLKVAWNDTHRGLYPTEEGPGRTDAFGRIANASFGDAISPDNYRIANAPVDYPQLWDMWTFDWVQWNGSAQQPMARNIGEALGVGATLAFFDSAGQPLQGDARYPSSVRVRDLNLIEETLQRLKPPTWPEALFGAIDKPLAARGRALFAENCAACHVPSVSEVNGRPVQQLKMLAVDYIGTDPGTASNIADQRYDLSALQWDPAELARLNVELHPTPTEPLDLRSLSVAKGLAYVTAFVEEHAYRAAGITPAERPRLDGFGLPIGVRELRAYKARPLAGVWATPPFLHNGSVPTLYQLLSPQYERSRTFYKGTFDYNPRHLGYRTEAFKNAFLFDTSITGNHNSGHEFRAGKRGNGVIGRGLEPEERWALLEYLKVLGGPLEQQLP; this comes from the coding sequence TTGCGCATTTTTTCCCGTGTTTTAGTCCTGATCCTGTCACTTCTGGGACTGGGGCTGGCCGTAGTGCTCTATTACGTGGTCAACCCGAAGCTACCGGATTACGTGCCGGTACAGCAGGTGCACTATCAGGAGCAATGGAGCGCCGCCGACCGCCAGCTCTACTACTTCACCCCCCAAGGCACCCAGGTCAAGGGCCTGCGCTATAACTGGTTCACCGCGTTGGAGCTGCCGTTTTCCGAGCAGCGTTTTGCCGAGCCGGCCAACCTGGCGCGCTTCGGTTTTCTGGTAGACCCGCGGCAACAGGCCACACCCCAGAACCCCGGCAACCTGCCCGTAGGGTTTGCCCGGCACAAGAATGCCGGCAGCAACGCTGAGTTTCTCGATATCACCTGCGCCGCCTGCCACACCGGCGAGTTGCACTTCAATGGCCAGGCCCTGCGCATCGACGGTGGCTCTGCGCAACATGTGTTGCCCTCCAGCGTGCCGACCCTGCGCGGTGGCAGCTTTGGCCAGGCCCTGGTAGCCAGCCTCGCGTCCACTTATTACAACCCGTTGAAGTTCCGCCGCTTCGCCCACAGCGTGCTGGGGGATCAATACGACGCCCAGTACGATCAACTGCGCCAGGACTTCAAGAAGTCCCTGGACACCTTCCTCAAGGTGGCCTGGAACGATACCCATCGCGGCCTCTACCCCACCGAAGAAGGCCCGGGGCGCACCGATGCGTTTGGCCGCATCGCCAATGCCAGCTTTGGCGATGCCATTTCGCCGGACAACTACCGTATCGCCAACGCACCAGTGGACTACCCACAGTTGTGGGACATGTGGACCTTCGACTGGGTGCAATGGAACGGCTCGGCCCAACAACCCATGGCGCGCAATATCGGCGAGGCCCTGGGCGTAGGCGCGACCCTGGCGTTCTTCGACAGTGCCGGCCAGCCTCTGCAAGGCGATGCGCGCTACCCTTCCAGCGTGCGCGTGCGTGACCTGAACCTGATCGAAGAAACCCTGCAACGACTCAAGCCGCCGACCTGGCCTGAAGCACTGTTCGGCGCCATCGACAAACCCCTGGCCGCCCGTGGCCGCGCGCTGTTCGCGGAAAACTGCGCGGCCTGCCATGTGCCCAGCGTGAGCGAAGTCAACGGGCGCCCGGTGCAGCAATTGAAGATGCTGGCGGTGGACTACATTGGTACCGACCCTGGCACCGCCAGCAACATTGCCGACCAGCGCTACGACCTCAGCGCCCTGCAATGGGACCCGGCCGAGCTGGCGCGGTTGAATGTCGAACTGCACCCGACGCCGACCGAACCGCTGGACCTGCGTAGCCTGTCCGTGGCCAAGGGCCTGGCCTATGTCACCGCATTTGTCGAAGAGCATGCCTACCGCGCCGCTGGTATCACCCCGGCCGAACGCCCGCGCCTGGACGGCTTCGGCCTACCTATCGGCGTGCGCGAACTGCGTGCCTACAAGGCCCGCCCGCTGGCCGGCGTGTGGGCCACGCCGCCATTCCTGCACAACGGTTCGGTGCCGACGCTCTACCAGTTGCTTTCACCCCAGTACGAGCGCAGCCGCACCTTCTATAAAGGCACCTTCGACTACAACCCCCGTCACCTGGGCTATCGCACCGAGGCCTTTAAAAACGCGTTCCTGTTTGATACGAGCATCACCGGCAACCACAACAGCGGCCACGAGTTCCGCGCAGGCAAGCGTGGCAACGGGGTGATTGGCCGGGGCCTGGAGCCTGAGGAGCGCTGGGCGCTGCTGGAATACCTGAAAGTACTGGGCGGCCCGCTGGAGCAGCAACTGCCATGA
- a CDS encoding LysR substrate-binding domain-containing protein: MSRRNVDLPPLNCLQTFEAAARHLSFTQAAHELNLTQSAVSRQIKRLEEDLARPLFYRLALGLSLTPAGVRYFRTIQRLLRELDRESAELRRRGADRQLTLASTPTISSIWLAALLPAFQREHPELDIRILCSESPNHLDVSEYDLGLFYHLDELPAPLGLELTPVFASEQVIAVCSPGYIERHGAIRDAQHLLHGHTLLIVEDHYHDWLTWTDWFADIGAHYHTPRHALRTNSYQLLMQSAVMGHGVALGWKCLLEGELAAGRLQLALPHHMHSRGRLQLMQPQHRNPPAAVRSFQHWLLTSTVGAGLPAMVVNDSAG, translated from the coding sequence ATGTCGCGCCGAAACGTCGATCTTCCACCGCTCAATTGTTTGCAGACGTTTGAAGCGGCCGCCCGTCATTTGAGCTTTACCCAGGCGGCCCATGAACTGAACCTGACCCAAAGCGCGGTGAGCCGGCAGATCAAGCGCCTGGAGGAAGATCTGGCGCGACCACTGTTTTATCGGTTGGCGCTGGGATTGAGTTTGACCCCGGCCGGCGTGCGCTACTTTCGCACCATCCAGCGCCTGCTGCGCGAATTGGACCGTGAGTCCGCAGAACTGCGCCGGCGCGGCGCCGATCGCCAACTGACCTTGGCCAGCACGCCGACCATCAGTTCCATCTGGCTCGCCGCGCTGCTGCCGGCCTTCCAGCGTGAGCACCCGGAGCTGGATATCCGCATCTTGTGCAGTGAAAGCCCGAATCACCTGGATGTCAGCGAATATGACCTGGGCCTGTTCTATCACCTTGACGAGTTGCCCGCGCCCCTTGGCCTGGAACTGACACCGGTGTTTGCCAGTGAGCAGGTCATCGCCGTGTGCAGCCCCGGCTACATAGAGCGTCATGGCGCGATACGCGATGCCCAACACCTGCTGCACGGCCATACCTTGTTGATTGTCGAAGATCACTATCACGACTGGCTGACCTGGACCGACTGGTTCGCCGACATCGGCGCGCACTACCACACGCCCCGTCACGCCTTGCGCACCAACAGCTATCAGTTGCTGATGCAATCGGCAGTGATGGGACATGGCGTGGCCCTGGGCTGGAAGTGTTTGCTCGAAGGCGAGCTGGCGGCCGGACGCCTGCAACTGGCCTTGCCCCATCACATGCACAGTCGTGGCCGCCTGCAACTGATGCAACCGCAACACCGCAACCCGCCCGCTGCGGTGCGCAGCTTTCAGCACTGGCTGCTGACGAGCACCGTGGGAGCGGGCTTGCCCGCGATGGTCGTTAACGATAGCGCTGGGTGA
- a CDS encoding CocE/NonD family hydrolase: MEIVTEFAYKVREIEHCLIPMSDGTQLAARIWLPETPDEQAFPAILEYLPYRKRDGTAVRDALTHPWMAGQGYVCVRVDMRGNGESQGLMADEYLLQEQDDALEVIAWLCQQPWCDGNLGMMGISWGGFNSLQVAARQPEALKAIITLCSTDDRFADDIHYKGGNLLLENFGWAATMLNFSAAVPDPLLVGDAWRTQWQQRLDAMPLLAETWLQHQTRDAYWRHGSVCEDYSAIKAAVYAVGGWGDAYKNAVPRLMENLPGPKKAMIGPWIHKYPHFAVPNPAIGFLQEAKRWWDHWLKGMDNGVMDDAACTFYLQDVLAPKGSYAERPGIWVQTAGWPDAQVQWTDYSLNDQGLSPGQQALGRPRSICSPLTTGLHQGEYCAIWFGPDGPTDQRRDDAQSLCFDSLPLTEPLALLGDVRLQLRLASDTACGQLVARLNAVAPDGQVTQITYGVLNLALREDFSRLTPPVPGEPMDVQLCLDHVGTRVPAGHRLRLALSTASFPLLWPSRELTTLTVLPALQRVQLPIFSGAAVPCPFEAPQAATPAALQVLRAAAPKRTLIEDVGSGEVCVKIEDDLGAVRFTEHGLAVDQRCTEHYRTLPWDPLSTQADIHWHYRVERGQWSVTVDSRLHVHADAQWFYIEAQQQAQENGEQVHDRTWRKRVARVAL, encoded by the coding sequence ATGGAAATCGTCACCGAATTTGCCTACAAGGTTCGGGAAATCGAACACTGCCTGATCCCCATGAGCGACGGCACGCAACTGGCAGCCCGTATCTGGTTGCCTGAAACCCCCGACGAACAGGCCTTCCCGGCGATCCTCGAATACCTGCCTTATCGCAAGCGCGATGGCACGGCGGTGCGCGATGCGTTGACCCATCCGTGGATGGCGGGGCAGGGCTATGTCTGTGTGCGGGTCGATATGCGTGGCAACGGCGAATCCCAGGGCTTGATGGCCGATGAGTACCTGTTGCAGGAGCAGGATGACGCCCTCGAAGTGATCGCCTGGCTGTGCCAACAACCCTGGTGCGACGGCAACCTGGGAATGATGGGCATCTCCTGGGGCGGCTTCAACAGCCTGCAAGTCGCGGCGCGCCAGCCCGAGGCGCTGAAGGCGATCATCACCCTGTGCTCCACCGATGACCGCTTTGCCGATGACATCCATTACAAGGGCGGCAACCTGCTGCTGGAGAACTTCGGCTGGGCCGCGACCATGCTCAACTTCAGCGCGGCGGTGCCGGACCCGCTGCTGGTCGGTGATGCCTGGAGAACCCAGTGGCAGCAACGCCTGGACGCCATGCCGCTGCTGGCCGAGACCTGGTTGCAACACCAGACCCGCGATGCCTACTGGCGTCACGGTTCGGTCTGTGAGGATTACTCGGCGATCAAGGCGGCGGTGTACGCCGTAGGCGGTTGGGGCGATGCCTATAAGAATGCGGTGCCGCGCCTGATGGAAAACCTGCCGGGGCCGAAGAAAGCCATGATCGGCCCGTGGATCCACAAGTACCCGCATTTCGCCGTGCCCAACCCGGCCATTGGGTTCCTGCAGGAGGCCAAGCGCTGGTGGGACCACTGGCTCAAAGGCATGGATAACGGAGTGATGGACGACGCAGCCTGCACCTTTTACCTACAGGATGTGTTGGCACCCAAGGGCAGCTATGCCGAACGCCCAGGTATCTGGGTGCAGACTGCGGGCTGGCCTGACGCCCAGGTGCAATGGACCGACTACAGCCTGAACGACCAGGGGCTGAGCCCCGGCCAGCAGGCGCTGGGCCGCCCGCGCAGTATCTGTTCGCCACTCACCACCGGCCTGCACCAGGGCGAGTACTGCGCCATCTGGTTTGGCCCCGATGGCCCGACCGATCAGCGTCGCGACGATGCGCAGTCGCTGTGCTTCGACTCCCTGCCACTGACCGAACCCCTGGCGCTGCTGGGGGATGTGCGCTTGCAGTTGCGTTTGGCCAGCGATACCGCCTGCGGGCAACTGGTGGCGCGGCTGAATGCCGTGGCGCCGGATGGCCAAGTCACGCAGATCACCTACGGCGTGCTCAACCTTGCCCTACGTGAAGATTTCTCTCGTCTGACGCCACCCGTGCCGGGCGAGCCGATGGATGTGCAACTGTGCCTGGATCATGTCGGCACGCGGGTGCCGGCCGGCCACCGCCTGCGGCTGGCCCTGAGCACCGCGAGTTTCCCGTTGCTGTGGCCCAGCCGTGAGCTGACCACCCTGACCGTGCTGCCTGCCCTGCAACGTGTGCAATTGCCGATCTTCAGCGGCGCGGCCGTGCCATGCCCCTTCGAGGCCCCGCAAGCAGCTACCCCGGCCGCGCTGCAAGTGCTGCGGGCGGCTGCGCCGAAACGCACCTTGATCGAGGACGTGGGCAGTGGCGAAGTCTGCGTAAAAATCGAGGACGACCTGGGCGCCGTGCGCTTTACCGAGCATGGCTTGGCGGTGGACCAGCGCTGCACCGAGCACTATCGCACCTTGCCCTGGGATCCGTTATCGACCCAGGCCGATATCCACTGGCACTACCGCGTCGAGCGCGGGCAGTGGTCGGTGACGGTCGATAGCCGCCTGCATGTGCACGCCGACGCCCAGTGGTTTTATATCGAGGCGCAGCAGCAGGCACAGGAAAACGGGGAGCAGGTGCATGACAGAACCTGGCGCAAACGTGTCGCGCGGGTCGCGTTGTGA
- a CDS encoding catalase family protein: protein MLARLWLRLGAFLGKTLLSLVGLGLLGWLLSTLWFAWHHSGPVPTEEQIPPGEAAMTQGIIQTAVRIVDQHREGTRYLRDAHAKAHGCVKAEVSVLPDLEPALRQGVFAEPGKTWQAMMRLSNGNAYPQFDSIRDARGMAIKLLDVPGKQLLADQQARTEQDFVMFSHPNFFVSDVAEYAQNVGAQADGKKAMAFFPSLDPRSWQVRHLFIALATLAPAPASPTEATYFSVSPYKFGSANAKFRVAPDPQSCPEYSLPKQNQDLPNFLRSALSQQLSTDRIDACFVLQIQRQNPQKYMPIEDTSIEWKESDAPYESVAKIRIPAQDFDTKALNLACDNQSFNPWFGVEEHRPIGGINRLRKAVYEAVSDYRHSRNTP, encoded by the coding sequence ATGCTCGCTCGACTGTGGCTGCGCCTCGGCGCGTTTCTCGGCAAGACGCTGTTGTCGCTGGTAGGCCTGGGCCTGCTCGGCTGGTTGTTGTCGACCCTATGGTTTGCCTGGCACCACAGCGGCCCGGTGCCTACCGAAGAGCAGATACCGCCAGGCGAAGCGGCCATGACCCAAGGCATCATTCAGACGGCAGTGCGCATCGTCGACCAGCATCGCGAAGGCACTCGTTACCTGCGCGACGCCCATGCCAAGGCCCATGGCTGCGTGAAGGCCGAAGTCAGCGTGCTGCCGGACCTTGAGCCGGCGCTGCGTCAGGGCGTGTTCGCCGAACCGGGCAAGACCTGGCAGGCGATGATGCGCCTGTCCAACGGCAACGCTTATCCACAGTTCGACAGCATCCGCGACGCTCGCGGCATGGCGATCAAGCTGCTGGACGTGCCGGGCAAGCAACTGCTGGCCGATCAGCAGGCGCGCACAGAGCAGGACTTTGTCATGTTCAGCCACCCGAACTTCTTCGTCAGCGACGTCGCCGAATACGCGCAGAACGTCGGGGCCCAGGCCGACGGCAAAAAAGCCATGGCGTTTTTCCCCAGCCTCGACCCACGCAGTTGGCAGGTGCGGCATCTGTTTATCGCCCTGGCCACCCTCGCACCGGCACCGGCCAGCCCGACCGAGGCGACGTACTTTTCGGTATCGCCCTACAAGTTCGGCAGCGCAAATGCAAAATTCCGCGTCGCCCCAGATCCGCAAAGCTGCCCGGAGTACAGCTTGCCCAAGCAGAACCAGGACTTGCCGAACTTCTTGCGCAGCGCCTTGAGCCAGCAACTGTCCACCGACCGCATCGACGCGTGTTTCGTGCTGCAGATCCAGCGCCAGAACCCACAAAAGTACATGCCCATCGAAGACACCAGCATTGAATGGAAGGAAAGCGACGCGCCCTACGAGAGCGTGGCAAAAATCCGCATTCCGGCGCAGGACTTTGATACCAAGGCCTTGAACCTGGCCTGTGACAACCAGTCGTTCAACCCATGGTTTGGTGTGGAAGAACACCGGCCGATTGGTGGGATCAATCGGTTGCGCAAGGCAGTGTATGAGGCGGTGAGTGATTATCGGCATAGCCGCAACACCCCCTGA
- the kdpA gene encoding potassium-transporting ATPase subunit KdpA → MLSTLLEFTLVLGVMTGLAVLMGKWLARVFTGTHHALPERYTYRLLGIDPQETMGWARFGSALLLSNAAMMLLGYLVLRLQAVMPLNPLGLTAQSPDLAFNTAVSFITNTNWQAYSGESSLSNFSQMAVITFLMFVGATSGVVAAAGFIRGLSRSSSGDIGNFWVDFTRTLYRVMLPLCVGMALVYVWQGMPQTFASQALVTTLEGAQQQLIVGAVASFESIKHIGTNGGGFFSMNAAHPFENPTPLTNILHILSMLLIPSALTYTFGSMLLQRRQGWVFFGTFLVMFIGFLALVYGAEQSGNPLLTQAGANQTLSIEHSGGNMEGKELRFGIADSSLFVATTTAATTGSVNTMHDSLTPMGGFVPLAQMMLNCVFGGDGVGFINLIQYALLTVFLVGMMIGRSPEFLGKKIEAREIKLVMLSVLAHPISILGFTALAALWPDTMASLNNIGPHGFSEVLYAYTSGTANNGSAFAGLNANTPFFNTTIGLAMLIGRFFTMLPMLAVAGSLAMKKTVPAGAGTIPTATPLFMLLVVFVVLVVGGLTFLPALALGPLVEQLQLLSGQTYN, encoded by the coding sequence ATGTTAAGCACGCTGCTGGAATTTACGCTGGTCCTGGGGGTAATGACGGGACTCGCCGTACTGATGGGCAAATGGCTGGCCCGGGTATTCACCGGGACCCACCATGCCTTGCCGGAACGTTATACCTACCGCCTGCTGGGCATCGACCCACAGGAAACCATGGGCTGGGCCCGCTTCGGTTCGGCGCTGTTGTTGTCGAACGCGGCGATGATGCTGCTGGGCTATCTGGTGCTGCGCCTGCAAGCGGTCATGCCGCTCAACCCGCTGGGGCTGACCGCACAATCGCCGGACCTGGCATTCAACACCGCCGTGTCCTTTATCACCAACACCAACTGGCAGGCGTACTCGGGCGAGAGCAGCCTGTCGAACTTCAGCCAAATGGCGGTCATTACCTTTCTGATGTTCGTCGGTGCCACCTCTGGCGTGGTCGCGGCGGCCGGTTTCATTCGGGGCCTGAGCCGCTCCAGTTCGGGCGATATCGGCAACTTCTGGGTCGACTTCACTCGCACGCTGTACCGCGTGATGTTGCCGTTATGCGTAGGCATGGCCCTGGTTTATGTCTGGCAGGGCATGCCACAGACCTTCGCCTCCCAGGCCCTGGTCACCACCCTGGAAGGGGCCCAGCAACAGTTGATTGTCGGCGCAGTGGCCAGCTTTGAATCGATCAAGCACATCGGCACCAACGGCGGCGGATTCTTCAGCATGAACGCCGCGCACCCGTTCGAAAACCCGACGCCGCTGACCAACATCCTGCACATCCTCAGCATGTTGCTGATCCCTTCGGCGTTGACCTACACCTTCGGCAGCATGCTGTTGCAACGTCGCCAGGGCTGGGTGTTTTTCGGCACCTTTCTGGTTATGTTCATCGGCTTCCTCGCCCTGGTCTACGGCGCCGAGCAAAGCGGCAACCCGCTGCTGACCCAGGCCGGCGCCAACCAGACCCTGTCGATTGAACACAGCGGCGGCAATATGGAAGGCAAGGAACTGCGCTTCGGCATTGCCGACAGCAGCCTGTTCGTCGCCACCACCACGGCGGCAACCACCGGCTCGGTCAACACCATGCACGACTCGCTGACCCCCATGGGCGGCTTCGTGCCCCTGGCGCAGATGATGCTCAACTGCGTGTTCGGCGGCGACGGCGTGGGCTTTATCAACCTGATCCAGTACGCCCTGCTGACGGTGTTCCTGGTGGGCATGATGATTGGTCGCAGCCCGGAGTTCCTCGGCAAGAAAATCGAAGCGCGGGAGATCAAGCTGGTGATGCTCTCGGTGCTCGCGCACCCCATCAGCATCCTGGGCTTCACCGCCCTCGCCGCCCTGTGGCCCGACACCATGGCCAGCCTCAACAACATCGGCCCCCATGGATTCAGCGAGGTGTTGTACGCCTACACCTCTGGCACCGCCAACAACGGCTCGGCCTTTGCCGGCTTGAACGCCAACACGCCGTTTTTCAACACCACCATTGGCCTGGCGATGTTGATCGGGCGCTTCTTCACCATGCTGCCGATGCTGGCCGTGGCCGGCTCCCTGGCGATGAAAAAGACCGTACCGGCCGGAGCCGGCACCATTCCCACCGCGACCCCGCTGTTCATGCTGCTGGTGGTGTTCGTGGTGCTGGTGGTCGGCGGCCTGACCTTTTTGCCAGCGCTCGCGCTCGGCCCGCTGGTGGAGCAACTGCAGTTGCTGTCCGGCCAGACGTACAACTGA
- the kdpF gene encoding K(+)-transporting ATPase subunit F yields the protein MLTLTFIYIASGLCAVGLFVYLGYALIRAEKF from the coding sequence GTGCTCACACTTACGTTCATTTATATCGCCAGCGGCTTATGCGCCGTGGGGCTGTTCGTTTACTTGGGCTACGCCCTTATTCGCGCAGAAAAATTCTAG